The Apium graveolens cultivar Ventura chromosome 6, ASM990537v1, whole genome shotgun sequence genome contains a region encoding:
- the LOC141664680 gene encoding uncharacterized protein LOC141664680, with translation MTFSTEDYEDVIRPHEDPLIINPIIGQNKIWKVMVDTGSSANIMFHKTYCKMNLAREQLEPCNEAPLYAIRGHPIQFEGTITLPVLLGKLPYTVEKLVKFYVVRIESPYNAIFGRPFLSTFEAVKSIPHLKLKFLIEKGVGEMRGDQKTA, from the coding sequence ATGACCTTCAGCACTGAAGATTACGAGGATGTCATTCGCCCGCACGAGGACCCCCTAATCATCAATCCCATCATCGGGCAAAATAAGATATGGAAAGTGATGGTGGATACAGGCAGCTCGGCCAATATAATGTTCCACAAAACCTACTGCAAGATGAACTTGGCTAGAGAGCAACTAGAGCCCTGCAACGAGGCTCCCCTTTATGCCATCAGAGGGCATCCCATTCAGTTCGAAGGAACGATTACTCTACCGGTCCTCCTAGGCAAGTTGCCATATACCGTCGAAAAGCTGGTGAAGTTCTATGTAGTTCGGATCGAAAGCCCGTATAATGCAATATTTGGCAGGCCCTTCTTATCGACCTTTGAAGCAGTGAAGTCTATACCCCACCTTAAACTCAAGTTCCTCATTGAAAAAGGGGTAGGAGAAATGAGGGGCGATCAGAAAACCGCCTGA